A genomic region of Desulfobacterales bacterium contains the following coding sequences:
- a CDS encoding metal-dependent transcriptional regulator — MTFELSEDILEAILNTGKETVKVSNLENLANGDTEGLSKAVSCLKEKGYVTESSGGLSLTDKGSVKAAQVARKHAVLTSFLTDVLGTEPDHASKEACLMEHSISAETIERLDTFLETRGPAGNRPGRERGWGRRASKPEETSPKEHEGHAGLTKRNPIISLSECEEGSLLHVSMIRCFAKHSRLIDLGVIPGELITLRRKLDNHAVVITVKGCDIALSPEVAENIMVERCNTQ; from the coding sequence ATGACCTTTGAACTCTCCGAAGATATTCTCGAAGCAATACTCAATACCGGAAAAGAGACGGTTAAGGTCTCAAATCTGGAAAATCTGGCAAACGGTGATACCGAAGGACTCAGCAAAGCGGTCTCCTGTCTGAAAGAAAAAGGCTATGTCACCGAGTCGTCCGGCGGGCTTTCACTTACTGACAAGGGTTCAGTCAAGGCTGCCCAGGTGGCGCGCAAACATGCCGTCCTGACAAGTTTTCTTACCGATGTTCTAGGCACCGAACCTGATCACGCATCAAAGGAGGCCTGCCTCATGGAGCACAGCATTTCGGCAGAAACGATCGAACGTCTCGACACGTTCCTGGAAACACGCGGTCCTGCAGGAAACAGACCCGGCCGTGAAAGAGGATGGGGAAGGCGCGCATCCAAACCAGAAGAGACGAGTCCAAAGGAACATGAAGGACATGCCGGACTGACAAAACGAAATCCCATCATCTCTCTCTCCGAGTGCGAGGAAGGTTCTCTCCTGCACGTCTCCATGATCCGGTGCTTTGCAAAACACAGCAGGCTCATCGATCTCGGCGTCATCCCCGGAGAACTCATCACGCTCAGGCGAAAACTTGACAATCACGCGGTCGTGATAACCGTGAAAGGATGCGACATCGCATTA
- a CDS encoding Dna2/Cas4 domain-containing protein: protein MPDKTISVTDVVKAGTCPMQLYLAKSVDIPYEEPIAYTVAKQLSYYLGDILSAEDVWEEGLKNMVPEDQPALSYLEKMVAACSKVTWRQAERYDVSVYSEKYGIYGKVDRFFDDSFSLVKSGEAPTRGVYLHDRLRVICYAVCLEEMFGKPFYGRVEYLGSGTIRSVVIEPKDRRALFLALRAAEKVLNGGIPKVVRGPYCAWCKFVETCSAVEKPKSLFSKMMSKA, encoded by the coding sequence ATGCCGGACAAAACGATCTCTGTAACAGATGTGGTGAAAGCAGGCACCTGTCCCATGCAGCTGTACCTGGCAAAATCCGTCGATATTCCCTACGAAGAGCCGATCGCCTACACAGTTGCAAAACAACTTTCCTATTATCTTGGTGATATCCTCTCTGCCGAGGATGTCTGGGAAGAGGGGCTGAAAAATATGGTTCCCGAGGATCAGCCCGCGCTCTCGTACCTGGAAAAAATGGTCGCCGCCTGCAGCAAGGTGACCTGGCGCCAGGCCGAACGGTATGATGTATCTGTTTATTCTGAAAAATACGGGATCTACGGGAAGGTCGACCGGTTCTTTGATGATAGTTTTTCTCTGGTAAAAAGCGGCGAGGCGCCCACCCGGGGAGTCTATCTTCACGACCGCCTCAGAGTGATCTGTTATGCGGTCTGTCTTGAAGAGATGTTTGGAAAACCCTTTTACGGCCGCGTTGAGTATCTGGGTTCGGGGACGATACGCAGTGTCGTTATAGAACCCAAAGACCGCCGCGCACTATTTCTTGCACTAAGGGCCGCAGAAAAAGTGCTGAACGGAGGGATACCGAAAGTCGTCCGCGGCCCGTACTGCGCCTGGTGTAAATTTGTCGAGACCTGTTCAGCCGTTGAAAAACCCAAATCTCTCTTTTCCAAAATGATGTCAAAGGCATAA
- a CDS encoding DUF3467 domain-containing protein: MAGNELNIQIPQNLDPVYSNMIQIAFKDDEFTMMFLHQLPMANQAKAKAVVAISPTHAKKLLAALQKSVNEYETKFGKITNGAHAEGTDTPTLQGYS, translated from the coding sequence ATGGCAGGCAACGAACTCAACATTCAGATACCTCAGAACCTTGACCCGGTCTACAGTAATATGATTCAGATCGCCTTCAAGGATGACGAGTTCACGATGATGTTTTTACATCAGCTCCCGATGGCAAATCAGGCAAAAGCAAAGGCCGTTGTTGCGATCAGCCCGACACATGCGAAGAAACTTCTTGCAGCTCTGCAGAAGAGCGTGAATGAGTACGAGACGAAGTTTGGAAAGATAACAAACGGGGCGCATGCCGAAGGAACGGATACGCCGACCCTTCAGGGATATTCATAA
- a CDS encoding PhzF family phenazine biosynthesis isomerase produces MDAFTSDTSAGNPAACIFLQADQSLSEEAMLEIARHHKGFVSEMVYCQTHGGVSLTYYSSECEVNFCGHGTIACMYSLVKNTASLSACSEIPIHTNRMGQLTVYNRIADLDAVFISAPDPVYIASSLRSAQTAAPLSLCDEDISRELPIELIDAGLRTLMVPLNSIEKLLSVYPNESGLK; encoded by the coding sequence GTGGATGCGTTTACATCGGATACATCAGCCGGTAATCCGGCTGCATGCATTTTTTTACAGGCAGACCAGTCTTTGTCAGAAGAAGCAATGCTGGAGATCGCCAGACATCACAAAGGTTTTGTTTCAGAAATGGTATACTGCCAAACGCACGGCGGTGTTTCTCTCACCTACTACTCTTCTGAATGTGAAGTGAATTTCTGCGGGCACGGGACGATCGCATGTATGTATTCCTTAGTTAAAAACACGGCCAGCCTTTCTGCATGCAGTGAGATCCCGATCCATACAAATAGAATGGGGCAATTAACCGTCTATAACAGGATCGCCGATTTGGACGCTGTTTTTATCTCTGCTCCCGATCCGGTGTATATCGCTTCGTCTCTGCGATCAGCGCAAACTGCCGCACCCTTGAGTTTGTGCGATGAAGACATAAGCCGGGAATTGCCGATCGAGCTCATTGATGCCGGATTGCGCACATTAATGGTGCCGCTGAACTCGATCGAAAAACTCCTGTCCGTGTATCCAAATGAATCAGGTCTGAAGGA
- a CDS encoding 50S ribosomal protein L16 — protein MVRKPARMYNKLAKKAYCRREYMGGVPGLKVVTFDMGNLSDEFPVAIHLEALEACQIRHTAMEAARINMNRRLMKDIGKNNFHLKIRAYPHHVLREHKQATGAGADRISEGMRLAFGKPVGTAARVEERQRVFTVWTTPQYVDQAKDALLHSGYKLPTPVRVIVEN, from the coding sequence ATGGTAAGAAAGCCAGCACGAATGTATAATAAGCTCGCCAAGAAGGCATACTGCCGCCGTGAATATATGGGCGGTGTACCGGGCTTAAAAGTTGTAACGTTTGATATGGGAAATCTTTCTGACGAGTTCCCGGTCGCAATCCATCTTGAAGCACTTGAAGCATGCCAGATCCGTCACACGGCAATGGAAGCTGCACGTATCAACATGAACAGACGTCTGATGAAAGATATTGGTAAAAACAATTTCCACTTAAAGATCAGAGCATACCCTCACCACGTTCTCCGTGAACACAAACAGGCAACCGGAGCCGGTGCAGACCGTATTTCTGAAGGTATGAGACTTGCATTCGGCAAACCAGTCGGAACTGCAGCCCGTGTTGAAGAAAGACAGCGTGTTTTCACCGTCTGGACAACCCCGCAGTATGTCGACCAGGCAAAGGATGCACTGCTCCACAGCGGATACAAACTTCCGACCCCGGTCCGGGTAATCGTTGAGAACTAA
- a CDS encoding ABC transporter ATP-binding protein — protein sequence MTDWNKVWVKVEDATKTFTSRKGDVTALEHVDLEVHDGQFVCLLGPSGCGKTTLLRMIGGLDVPTSGTVSIDGKIVDGPSPKMTMVFQEYSLYPWRTVAENVGFGLEMMGVPKEERTVEVNKRLALVGLTGFADSYPYELSGGMRQRAAVARALASDPAVLLMDEPFGALDAQTRNKMQRELLQIWEETKKTILFVTHSVDEAVYLSDKIVILTPRPGRIYEIYSNTLPRPRDRTSVEFAKLRKDVLAELEKLEGENKNI from the coding sequence ATGACCGATTGGAATAAAGTATGGGTGAAGGTGGAGGACGCCACAAAGACGTTCACTTCCCGGAAAGGTGACGTCACCGCTCTGGAGCATGTCGATCTTGAGGTCCACGACGGTCAGTTCGTCTGTCTGCTCGGTCCTTCCGGCTGCGGGAAAACCACGCTGCTTCGGATGATCGGGGGGCTTGATGTTCCGACCAGCGGAACGGTCTCCATCGATGGAAAGATCGTGGACGGCCCCTCGCCGAAAATGACGATGGTCTTCCAGGAATACTCGCTTTATCCGTGGCGTACCGTTGCGGAGAATGTGGGATTTGGTCTGGAGATGATGGGTGTTCCTAAAGAGGAGCGGACCGTCGAGGTGAACAAGCGTCTCGCTCTGGTAGGTCTTACCGGATTTGCCGACAGCTATCCCTATGAGCTGTCCGGCGGCATGCGCCAGAGAGCTGCCGTTGCCCGCGCCCTCGCCTCAGATCCTGCCGTCCTGCTTATGGATGAACCCTTCGGCGCGCTCGATGCGCAGACCCGCAATAAAATGCAGCGTGAACTTCTCCAAATCTGGGAGGAAACCAAAAAGACGATTCTTTTCGTTACGCACAGTGTTGATGAGGCGGTTTATCTTTCTGACAAAATCGTTATCCTGACTCCCCGTCCGGGAAGAATATATGAAATATATTCAAATACTCTGCCCAGGCCGCGTGATCGGACCAGTGTGGAGTTTGCGAAACTCAGAAAAGATGTGCTCGCCGAACTCGAGAAATTAGAAGGGGAGAATAAGAACATTTAA